A window from Micromonospora terminaliae encodes these proteins:
- a CDS encoding peptidylprolyl isomerase: MASSRDRQRKLARAKLDRQLARRAAAAKRRRQIQAGVGAAVVLALIVVGSAWALGAFDSDPKKPAAEDTCLWTPQDATANTNLKDVGGTPPTKGLPTAGTRTMTVTTNQGGPITADLDLASAPCGAASISFLAGKSFYDNTKCHEITTEGALRCGDPSGSGLGGPTYSFYNENVPTKPEASPSASPAPAQAPAYPKGTVAMIGNPPGSNGSQFLIFFKDFNPPTPGYTIVGKVTGGLDVVEKIGALPTVDNGSGAKVKPKTDVVIQSLTVGEPNAAPAATSGPAASPSAG, encoded by the coding sequence GTGGCTTCCAGCAGGGACCGACAGCGCAAACTGGCGCGGGCCAAGCTCGACCGGCAGCTCGCCCGGCGGGCCGCGGCCGCGAAGCGCCGCCGGCAGATCCAGGCCGGTGTCGGCGCCGCCGTGGTGCTCGCGCTGATCGTGGTCGGCTCGGCCTGGGCGCTCGGCGCCTTCGACTCCGATCCGAAGAAGCCGGCCGCCGAGGACACCTGCCTCTGGACGCCGCAGGACGCCACGGCCAACACCAACCTCAAGGACGTCGGCGGCACCCCACCCACCAAGGGCCTGCCCACCGCCGGCACCCGCACCATGACGGTCACCACCAACCAGGGCGGCCCGATCACCGCCGACCTGGACCTGGCCTCCGCACCGTGCGGCGCGGCGAGCATCTCGTTCCTGGCCGGCAAGTCGTTCTACGACAACACCAAGTGCCACGAGATCACCACCGAGGGGGCGCTGCGCTGCGGCGACCCGAGCGGCAGTGGGCTGGGCGGCCCGACCTACTCGTTCTACAACGAGAACGTCCCCACCAAGCCGGAGGCCAGCCCGTCGGCCTCGCCGGCGCCGGCGCAGGCCCCGGCCTACCCGAAGGGCACGGTCGCCATGATCGGCAACCCGCCCGGCAGCAACGGCAGCCAGTTCCTGATCTTCTTCAAGGATTTCAACCCGCCGACCCCGGGCTACACGATCGTCGGAAAGGTCACCGGCGGCCTCGACGTGGTGGAGAAGATCGGTGCCCTGCCGACCGTGGACAATGGGAGTGGGGCCAAGGTCAAGCCGAAGACGGACGTGGTGATCCAGAGCCTCACCGTCGGCGAGCCGAACGCCGCGCCGGCCGCCACGAGCGGGCCGGCGGCGAGCCCCAGCGCCGGCTGA
- a CDS encoding MBL fold metallo-hydrolase — MLVAGFPADAFGTNCYVVATAPGEQCVVVDPGIGVLDRLDAVLAEHRLHPAAVLLTHGHLDHTFSVAPVCGARGIPAYVHPEDRELLADPSKALSMDLTQLFGGRLPYAEPDDVAELTDGATLSLAGLEITVDHAPGHTGGSVLFRLPGAGSPWEAEQICLSGDVLFAGSIGRTDLPGGSMPRMLASLREKVLPLADDTVVLPGHGPQTTVGRERATNPYLVEVSGTGGARPAAPARGL; from the coding sequence GTGCTCGTGGCCGGCTTTCCCGCGGACGCCTTCGGCACCAACTGCTACGTGGTGGCGACCGCGCCGGGGGAGCAGTGCGTGGTGGTCGACCCCGGCATCGGGGTGCTCGACCGGCTCGACGCCGTGCTCGCCGAGCACCGCCTGCACCCGGCCGCCGTGCTGCTCACCCACGGCCACCTCGACCACACCTTCTCGGTGGCCCCGGTCTGCGGCGCGCGGGGCATCCCCGCGTACGTCCACCCGGAGGACCGGGAGCTGCTGGCCGACCCGTCCAAGGCGCTCTCGATGGACCTAACCCAGCTCTTCGGCGGGCGGCTGCCGTACGCGGAGCCGGACGACGTGGCGGAGCTGACCGACGGCGCGACCCTGTCGCTGGCCGGGTTGGAGATCACCGTCGACCACGCCCCCGGCCATACCGGCGGGTCGGTGCTGTTCCGGCTGCCCGGCGCCGGCTCGCCCTGGGAGGCCGAGCAGATCTGCCTCTCCGGTGACGTGCTCTTCGCCGGCTCGATCGGCCGCACCGACCTGCCGGGCGGCAGCATGCCCCGCATGCTGGCCAGCCTCCGGGAGAAGGTCCTCCCGCTGGCCGACGACACCGTCGTCCTGCCCGGCCACGGCCCGCAGACCACCGTCGGCCGCGAGCGCGCGACCAACCCGTACCTCGTCGAGGTGTCGGGCACCGGCGGCGCGCGCCCGGCGGCACCCGCCCGCGGCCTGTAG
- the hisS gene encoding histidine--tRNA ligase: MSKPTPISGFPEWTPAQRMIEQFVLDRIRATFELYGFAPLETRSVEPLDQLLRKGETSKEVYVLRRLQADTDGPAGDDALGLHFDLTVPFARYVLENAGKLQFPFRRYQIQKVWRGERPQEGRYREFLQADIDIVDRDTLPAHYEAEMPLVIGDALRSLPIPPVRIQVNNRKICEGFYRGVGLTDPEAALRAVDKLDKIGPAKVAELLAETAGASEAQAKACLALAEISAPDASFADAVRALGVTDPLLDEGIAELTAVVETAAAHSPGLCVADLRIARGLDYYTGTVYETQMIGYERFGSVCSGGRYDNLASSGNVRFPGVGISIGVTRLLGLLFGAGALSVSRDVPTCVLVAVTTEEERPASNKVAEALRSRGVPTEVSPSAAKFGKQIRYAERRGIPYVWFPGAEGDEVKDIRSGEQVPAAAGEWTPPRADLKPLVGPAAAGV, from the coding sequence ATGAGCAAGCCCACGCCCATCTCCGGCTTCCCGGAATGGACGCCCGCCCAGCGCATGATCGAGCAGTTCGTGCTCGACCGGATCCGCGCCACCTTCGAGCTGTACGGTTTCGCACCCCTGGAGACCCGCTCGGTCGAGCCCCTCGACCAGCTGCTGCGCAAGGGGGAGACCTCGAAGGAGGTCTACGTGCTGCGCCGGCTCCAGGCCGACACCGACGGTCCGGCCGGCGACGACGCCCTCGGCCTGCACTTCGACCTGACCGTGCCGTTCGCCCGGTACGTGCTGGAGAACGCCGGCAAGCTCCAGTTCCCGTTCCGCCGCTACCAGATCCAGAAGGTGTGGCGGGGCGAGCGCCCGCAGGAGGGGCGCTACCGGGAGTTCCTCCAGGCCGACATCGACATCGTCGACCGGGACACCCTGCCGGCCCACTACGAGGCCGAGATGCCGCTGGTGATCGGCGACGCCCTGCGATCGCTGCCGATCCCGCCGGTGCGGATCCAGGTCAACAACCGCAAGATCTGCGAGGGCTTCTACCGGGGCGTCGGGCTGACCGACCCGGAGGCGGCACTGCGCGCCGTCGACAAGCTCGACAAGATCGGCCCGGCGAAGGTCGCCGAGCTGCTGGCGGAGACCGCCGGGGCGAGCGAGGCGCAGGCCAAGGCGTGCCTGGCCCTCGCCGAGATCTCCGCGCCGGACGCCTCGTTCGCCGACGCGGTGCGCGCCCTCGGGGTGACCGACCCGCTGCTGGACGAGGGCATCGCCGAGCTGACCGCGGTGGTGGAGACCGCCGCCGCGCACTCGCCCGGCCTGTGCGTGGCCGACCTGCGGATCGCCCGGGGCCTGGACTACTACACGGGCACGGTCTACGAGACGCAGATGATCGGCTACGAGCGGTTCGGCTCGGTCTGCTCCGGCGGCCGGTACGACAACCTGGCCAGCTCCGGCAACGTCCGCTTCCCCGGGGTGGGCATCTCGATCGGCGTGACCCGGCTGCTCGGCCTGCTCTTCGGCGCGGGCGCCCTGTCGGTCTCCCGGGACGTGCCGACCTGCGTGCTGGTCGCCGTGACCACCGAGGAGGAGCGGCCGGCGAGCAACAAGGTCGCCGAGGCGCTGCGCTCCCGGGGCGTCCCGACCGAGGTGTCGCCGAGCGCGGCCAAGTTCGGCAAGCAGATCCGGTACGCCGAGCGGCGCGGCATCCCGTACGTCTGGTTCCCCGGCGCGGAGGGCGACGAGGTGAAGGACATCCGCTCGGGCGAGCAGGTGCCTGCCGCCGCGGGGGAGTGGACGCCGCCCCGGGCCGACCTGAAGCCGCTGGTGGGGCCGGCCGCCGCTGGCGTCTGA
- a CDS encoding acyl-ACP desaturase, producing the protein MTVLSQTALLLELEPVVEKNLDRHLSLAKEWFPHEYVPWSEGRTFDGPLGGEPWTEADSTLPEVARTALIVNLLTEDNLPSYHHEIATLFGRDGAWGTWVHRWTAEEGRHGTAIRDYLTVTRAVDPVALERARMTHMSAGYVNTHDDEVLHSLAYVSFQELATRISHRNTGRATGDPVCEALLARVAADENLHMVFYRNLLGAAFELAPSQAMRAVADVLADFQMPGVGIDGFARKSVAIALAGIYDLRQHRDEVVVPVLRQWNLFEATGLDADGEAARDQIAAHLDMLETQASRFEEKRAARASRLTATR; encoded by the coding sequence GTGACCGTGCTCAGCCAGACCGCTCTGCTCCTCGAACTCGAACCCGTGGTCGAGAAGAACCTCGACCGGCACCTGTCGCTGGCCAAGGAGTGGTTCCCGCACGAGTACGTGCCGTGGAGCGAGGGGCGGACGTTCGACGGCCCGCTCGGCGGGGAGCCGTGGACGGAGGCGGACTCGACGCTGCCCGAGGTGGCCCGCACAGCGCTGATCGTCAACCTGCTCACCGAGGACAACCTGCCCTCGTACCACCACGAGATCGCAACGCTGTTCGGGCGGGACGGCGCGTGGGGGACCTGGGTGCACCGGTGGACCGCCGAGGAGGGGCGGCACGGCACGGCGATCCGCGACTACCTGACGGTGACCCGGGCGGTCGACCCGGTGGCCCTCGAACGGGCCCGGATGACCCACATGTCGGCGGGCTACGTCAACACCCACGACGACGAGGTGCTGCACTCGCTGGCGTACGTGTCGTTCCAGGAGCTGGCGACGCGGATCTCGCACCGCAACACCGGCCGGGCGACCGGCGACCCGGTCTGCGAGGCGCTGCTGGCCCGGGTGGCGGCCGACGAGAACCTGCACATGGTCTTCTACCGCAACCTGCTCGGCGCCGCGTTCGAGCTGGCCCCGAGCCAGGCCATGCGGGCCGTGGCCGACGTGCTGGCCGACTTCCAGATGCCGGGCGTGGGCATCGACGGCTTCGCCCGCAAGTCGGTGGCGATCGCCCTGGCCGGCATCTACGACCTGCGCCAGCACCGGGACGAGGTGGTGGTCCCGGTGCTGCGCCAGTGGAACCTGTTCGAGGCGACCGGTCTGGACGCCGACGGCGAGGCCGCCCGCGACCAGATCGCCGCCCACCTCGACATGCTGGAGACCCAGGCGTCCCGCTTCGAGGAGAAGCGCGCAGCCCGCGCCTCCCGCCTAACGGCGACCCGCTGA
- a CDS encoding PaaI family thioesterase, giving the protein MTQTQERSRTFTWSDPVAGAAHIGRRGGLELLRAMIAGELAAPPVMHLLDMSRMEADEGRVAVELVPQEFHYNPLGTVHGGVLSTLLDTAAACAVHTTLPAGVGYTSLDLNVKFLRPVTVASGTLRCEGTVLQRGRRTALAEARLTDGQGRLIAHATSSCLLFPLDHPA; this is encoded by the coding sequence ATGACACAGACGCAGGAGCGCAGCCGCACCTTCACCTGGTCCGACCCGGTGGCCGGGGCCGCCCACATCGGCCGGCGCGGCGGCCTCGAGCTGCTGCGCGCGATGATCGCCGGGGAACTGGCCGCGCCACCGGTTATGCACCTCCTGGACATGTCCCGGATGGAGGCCGACGAGGGCCGCGTCGCGGTCGAGCTCGTGCCGCAGGAGTTCCACTACAACCCGCTGGGCACCGTGCACGGCGGCGTCCTCTCCACGCTGCTGGACACGGCGGCCGCCTGCGCCGTGCACACCACGCTGCCGGCCGGCGTCGGCTACACCTCGCTGGATCTGAACGTGAAGTTCCTCCGGCCGGTCACCGTCGCCAGCGGCACCCTGCGCTGCGAGGGCACCGTGCTTCAGCGGGGCCGCCGCACCGCCCTGGCCGAGGCCCGCCTGACCGACGGACAGGGCCGCCTGATCGCCCACGCCACGTCAAGCTGCCTCCTGTTCCCCCTGGACCACCCCGCGTAA
- a CDS encoding winged helix-turn-helix transcriptional regulator, which yields MRPAALDWSVENCTIARAMEILGERWTLVVLREVFNGVRRFDDMRVRTGIPRQVLTNRLAMLVEQGVLRREPYREPGSRLRHEYRLTDKGLDLWPVLVAVLGWGDRYLADPDGSPLDVAHRDCGAEVRVALRCAEGHDVTDPRDVLPRPGPGARRRS from the coding sequence ATGAGACCCGCGGCACTGGACTGGTCGGTGGAGAACTGCACGATCGCCCGCGCCATGGAGATCCTCGGCGAGCGGTGGACCCTGGTCGTGCTCCGCGAGGTCTTCAACGGCGTGCGCCGCTTCGACGACATGCGGGTGCGCACCGGCATCCCCCGGCAGGTGCTCACCAACCGGCTGGCCATGCTGGTCGAGCAGGGGGTGCTACGACGGGAGCCGTACCGGGAGCCGGGCAGCCGGCTGCGGCACGAGTACCGGCTCACCGACAAGGGCCTCGATCTCTGGCCGGTGCTCGTGGCGGTACTCGGCTGGGGCGACCGCTACCTGGCCGACCCCGACGGCTCGCCGCTGGACGTGGCCCACCGTGACTGCGGCGCCGAGGTGCGGGTGGCGCTGCGCTGCGCCGAGGGGCACGACGTGACCGACCCGCGCGACGTGCTGCCGCGACCGGGACCGGGCGCCCGCCGCCGGAGCTGA
- a CDS encoding S1 family peptidase, with the protein MRPTRSMLRRAAVVAMAGTLVTGSLLGAPAQAAPASPASPDAAAALATKLGDRAAGAYADSSGTMVVAVTDAAAARQVRAAGATPKLVTRGADKLAAATNELERSAKIPGTAWWTDPATNQVVVSVDSTVTGAKLDKVKAAAARTGGAVRIEAEAGVLSTRISGGNAIYAGGGGRCSLGFNVRSSSGVKYFLTAGHCTNISASWYSNSAQTSLLGSRAGTSFPGNDYGIVRYSNQTTTQPGNVYLYNGSYQDITAAGNAYVGQSVRRSGSTTGVHSGSVTALNATVNYAEGSVSGLIRTTVCAEPGDSGGSLFAGSTALGLTSGGSGNCSSGGTTYFQPVTEALSVYGVSVY; encoded by the coding sequence ATGCGACCCACGAGGTCAATGCTCCGCCGCGCCGCCGTCGTCGCCATGGCCGGCACCCTGGTCACCGGCTCGCTGCTCGGCGCACCCGCCCAGGCGGCCCCCGCCTCGCCCGCGTCGCCCGACGCCGCCGCCGCCCTCGCCACGAAGCTCGGAGACCGCGCCGCCGGCGCGTACGCCGACAGCAGCGGCACCATGGTCGTCGCGGTGACCGACGCCGCGGCCGCCCGCCAGGTCCGCGCCGCCGGCGCCACCCCGAAGCTCGTCACCCGGGGCGCCGACAAGCTCGCGGCCGCCACCAACGAGCTGGAGCGGTCCGCCAAGATCCCCGGCACCGCCTGGTGGACCGACCCGGCCACCAACCAGGTCGTCGTCTCCGTCGACAGCACCGTGACGGGCGCCAAGCTGGACAAGGTCAAGGCCGCCGCCGCCCGCACCGGTGGCGCGGTCCGGATCGAGGCCGAGGCCGGTGTGCTGAGCACCCGGATCTCCGGCGGCAACGCCATCTACGCCGGCGGCGGCGGGCGCTGCTCGCTCGGCTTCAACGTGCGCAGCAGCTCCGGCGTGAAGTACTTCCTCACCGCCGGGCACTGCACCAACATCTCGGCGAGCTGGTACAGCAACTCCGCCCAGACGAGCCTCCTCGGCAGCCGGGCCGGCACCAGCTTCCCCGGCAACGACTACGGCATCGTGCGCTACAGCAACCAGACCACCACCCAGCCCGGCAACGTCTACCTCTACAACGGCAGCTACCAGGACATCACCGCCGCTGGCAACGCGTACGTGGGCCAGAGCGTCCGGCGCTCCGGCAGCACCACCGGCGTGCACAGCGGCTCGGTGACCGCCCTGAACGCCACCGTGAACTACGCCGAGGGCAGCGTCTCCGGCCTGATCCGCACCACCGTCTGCGCCGAGCCCGGTGACAGCGGCGGCTCGCTCTTCGCCGGCAGCACCGCGCTCGGCCTCACCTCCGGCGGCAGTGGCAACTGCTCCTCCGGCGGCACCACCTACTTCCAGCCGGTGACCGAGGCGCTCAGCGTCTACGGCGTCAGCGTCTACTGA
- a CDS encoding DUF998 domain-containing protein has translation MRAVPSWAVATAAAAPVLLVAGWTVAGARQPSGYDPVRDTISELAGEGATDPWLMAGCLALLGCCYLGTALVLHAAGLPSRFLLALGGMATIALIAFPRPQVGGSPAHGTVATIAVLALSLWPAGSALRLPRAVPRGVAASPAGTPPWAFRRPVALAATALLLVLFGWFVVEVTGGSRTGLAERVAALAVALWPLAAVLSARRAHRRWSALRPDPPVADPARPDTPVT, from the coding sequence GCTGGTGGCGGGCTGGACGGTGGCCGGGGCCCGCCAGCCGTCCGGCTACGACCCGGTCCGCGACACGATCAGCGAGCTGGCCGGCGAGGGCGCCACCGACCCGTGGCTGATGGCGGGCTGCCTGGCGCTGCTCGGCTGCTGCTACCTGGGCACGGCGCTGGTCCTGCATGCGGCCGGGCTGCCCAGCCGGTTCCTGCTGGCGCTCGGCGGGATGGCCACCATCGCGCTCATCGCCTTTCCCCGCCCGCAGGTCGGCGGTTCGCCGGCGCACGGGACGGTGGCCACGATCGCGGTGCTCGCCCTGTCGCTCTGGCCGGCCGGGTCGGCGCTGCGGCTGCCCCGGGCCGTGCCGCGCGGCGTGGCCGCCTCGCCCGCCGGCACACCGCCGTGGGCGTTCCGCCGCCCGGTGGCGCTGGCCGCGACCGCGCTGCTGCTGGTCCTCTTCGGCTGGTTCGTCGTCGAGGTGACCGGCGGCTCGCGGACCGGGCTGGCCGAGCGGGTAGCGGCGCTCGCCGTCGCGCTCTGGCCGCTGGCCGCCGTCCTCTCCGCGCGCCGGGCACACCGCCGCTGGTCGGCGCTGCGGCCCGACCCGCCGGTGGCGGACCCGGCCCGGCCGGACACGCCGGTCACCTGA